Proteins from one Patagioenas fasciata isolate bPatFas1 chromosome 6, bPatFas1.hap1, whole genome shotgun sequence genomic window:
- the HSD17B7 gene encoding 3-keto-steroid reductase/17-beta-hydroxysteroid dehydrogenase 7 isoform X2: MERVVLVTGASGGVGLALCQRLLEEDGRIHLCIACRNDQKSEATRDLILAAHPAAQVSTVEVDLGNLASVLRVAQELRCRFQRLDFVYLNAGIMPNPHVNFKALWRGLLTGKLLHMLTTAEGVMTQTDRLNGDGLQEVFATNLFGHFILVRQLESLLCGNEKPSRLIWTSSSNARESAFSLSDYQHAKGQESYSSSKYATDLTSVVLNRKFNNQGLYSSVVCPGLVMSNMTYRILPVFLWKLLMPIMWLIRFFAKTYTLTPHNGAEAHVWLFKQKPESLDALVKYHSCTSGLGKNYVEPRKMDVDEETAEKFYQKLLELEKETLEKYSDLLD; the protein is encoded by the exons ATGGAGCGAGTGGTGCTAGTGACCGGGGCTAGTGG CGGCGTGGGACTGGCGCTGTGCCAGCGGCTGCTGGAGGAGGATGGCCGCATCCATCTCTGTATCGCCTGCCGCAACGACCAGAAGAGCGAAGCCACACGAGACCTTATCCTGGCCGCCCACCCTGCCGCTCAGGTCTCCACCGTGGAAGTGGACCTGGGTAACCTGGCGTCCGTCCTGCGTGTCGCCCAGGAGCTGCGCTGCAG GTTTCAGCGGCTGGACTTTGTCTACCTCAATGCTGGGATCATGCCCAACCCACATGTGAACTTCAAGGCGCTTTGGCGCGGGCTCCTCACTGG GAAGCTGCTTCACATGCTGACCACTGCGGAGGGCGTAATGACCCAGACGGACAGGCTTAATGGAGATGGACTGCAGGAGGTGTTTGCTACCAACCTGTTTGGACACTTTATCCTG GTTCGTCAGCTTGAGTCTCTACTCTGTGGTAACGAAAAGCCTTCGCGACTCATCTGGACATCTTCCAGCAATGCCAGGGAATCTGCCTTCAGCCTCTCTGACTATCAGCATGCCAAAGGGCAGGAATCATACAGTTCTTCTAAGTATGCTACTGACCTGACGAGTGTGGTTTTGAACAGGAAATTTAATAACCAG GGTCTGTATTCCAGTGTCGTTTGTCCTGGTCTCGTTATGTCTAATATGACATACAGAATTTTGCCGGTTTTCCTGTGGAAGCTGCTAATGCCCATTATGTGGTTG ATCCGCTTTTTTGCCAAAACGTACACTCTGACACCGCATAATGGAGCAGAAGCTCAT GTGTGGCTGTTCAAACAGAAGCCAGAGAGCCTGGATGCTCTTGTCAAGTACCACAGCTGTACTTCTGGACTAGGGAAGAACTATGTGGAGCCCAGAAAG ATGGATGTGGATGAAGAAACTGCTGAGAAATTTTACCAAAAGTTGTTGGAACTGGAGAAGGAGACTCTAGAGAAATACAGTGATCTCCTAGATTAA
- the HSD17B7 gene encoding 3-keto-steroid reductase/17-beta-hydroxysteroid dehydrogenase 7 isoform X1, with amino-acid sequence MSKLGRCQSCVPARSPGGLSVVPHNGTFLQLDTRNFLLRGYMDPSILLYALVQRHQVTRGTVYSILLLSGVGLALCQRLLEEDGRIHLCIACRNDQKSEATRDLILAAHPAAQVSTVEVDLGNLASVLRVAQELRCRFQRLDFVYLNAGIMPNPHVNFKALWRGLLTGKLLHMLTTAEGVMTQTDRLNGDGLQEVFATNLFGHFILVRQLESLLCGNEKPSRLIWTSSSNARESAFSLSDYQHAKGQESYSSSKYATDLTSVVLNRKFNNQGLYSSVVCPGLVMSNMTYRILPVFLWKLLMPIMWLIRFFAKTYTLTPHNGAEAHVWLFKQKPESLDALVKYHSCTSGLGKNYVEPRKMDVDEETAEKFYQKLLELEKETLEKYSDLLD; translated from the exons ATGAGCAAACTGGGCAGGTGCCAAAGTTGCGTGCCCGCCAGGAGCCCTGGCGGGTTATCTGTCGTGCCTCACAATGGGACCTTCCTGCAGCTGGACACGAGGAACTTTTTACTTAGAGGGTACATGGACCCCTCCATACTTTTGTATGCATTAGTTCAGCGCCATCAAGTCACGCGTGGCACAGTTTACAGTATACTATTGCTAAG CGGCGTGGGACTGGCGCTGTGCCAGCGGCTGCTGGAGGAGGATGGCCGCATCCATCTCTGTATCGCCTGCCGCAACGACCAGAAGAGCGAAGCCACACGAGACCTTATCCTGGCCGCCCACCCTGCCGCTCAGGTCTCCACCGTGGAAGTGGACCTGGGTAACCTGGCGTCCGTCCTGCGTGTCGCCCAGGAGCTGCGCTGCAG GTTTCAGCGGCTGGACTTTGTCTACCTCAATGCTGGGATCATGCCCAACCCACATGTGAACTTCAAGGCGCTTTGGCGCGGGCTCCTCACTGG GAAGCTGCTTCACATGCTGACCACTGCGGAGGGCGTAATGACCCAGACGGACAGGCTTAATGGAGATGGACTGCAGGAGGTGTTTGCTACCAACCTGTTTGGACACTTTATCCTG GTTCGTCAGCTTGAGTCTCTACTCTGTGGTAACGAAAAGCCTTCGCGACTCATCTGGACATCTTCCAGCAATGCCAGGGAATCTGCCTTCAGCCTCTCTGACTATCAGCATGCCAAAGGGCAGGAATCATACAGTTCTTCTAAGTATGCTACTGACCTGACGAGTGTGGTTTTGAACAGGAAATTTAATAACCAG GGTCTGTATTCCAGTGTCGTTTGTCCTGGTCTCGTTATGTCTAATATGACATACAGAATTTTGCCGGTTTTCCTGTGGAAGCTGCTAATGCCCATTATGTGGTTG ATCCGCTTTTTTGCCAAAACGTACACTCTGACACCGCATAATGGAGCAGAAGCTCAT GTGTGGCTGTTCAAACAGAAGCCAGAGAGCCTGGATGCTCTTGTCAAGTACCACAGCTGTACTTCTGGACTAGGGAAGAACTATGTGGAGCCCAGAAAG ATGGATGTGGATGAAGAAACTGCTGAGAAATTTTACCAAAAGTTGTTGGAACTGGAGAAGGAGACTCTAGAGAAATACAGTGATCTCCTAGATTAA